In Pseudophryne corroboree isolate aPseCor3 chromosome 7, aPseCor3.hap2, whole genome shotgun sequence, a single window of DNA contains:
- the LOC134943973 gene encoding prostasin-like, with translation MVDSQWIVSAAHCFVQPISTSDFLVNLGAYQLSVPTGILSTVSAIYIHPIYTHPGSSGDIALVKLSQPVPYTDYVMPICVPTQDLQFPAGLSCYVTGWGSIQEGVSLPSPQTLQMVQLPIIDRAACDALYHTNNPTLGVNTTVIQWDMICAGYPNGRQDACQGDSGGPLACQWDGSWLLAGVVSWGFGCAIPNRPGVYTRVTAYSDWIQQYIPQFQQTPAIIVPPDTTNGSVGPSPFLILPLILLALLTSKL, from the exons GCCCATCTCAACCTCAGATTTCCTGGTGAATCTGGGCGCTTACCAGCTTTCTGTACCCACTGGGATCCTGTCCACGGTCAGTGCCATCTACATCCATCCCATATATACTCATCCGGGCTCCAGTGGAGATATCGCCCTGGTCAAGCTGTCACAACCTGTGCCGTATACGGACTATGTGATGCCAATCTGTGTCCCCACCCAGGATTTGCAGTTCCCGGCGGGCCTCAGCTGCTATGTGACCGGCTGGGGATCTATACAGGAAGGAG TAAGCCTGCCCTCTCCACAGACCCTGCAGATGGTCCAGCTTCCTATCATAGACCGGGCAGCCTGTGACGCCCTGTACCACACCAATAACCCCACGCTGGGTGTCAATACCACCGTTATACAATGGGACATGATCTGCGCAGGATACCCAAATGGAAGGCAGGACGCATGCCAG GGCGACTCCGGGGGACCTCTGGCTTGTCAGTGGGACGGGTCTTGGCTCTTAGCTGGAGTGGTCAGCTGGGGATTCGGCTGCGCGATTCCAAACCGTCCCGGTGTGTACACCAGAGTCACGGCCTACTCAGACTGGATCCAGCAATACATCCCACAGTTCCAGCAGACGCCTGCCATCATCGTCCCTCCAGACACCACCAATGGCTCCGTGGGTCCATCACCGTTCCTCATCCTCCCCCTGATCCTGCTGGCTCTTCTTACCAGCAAGTTGTAG